The nucleotide sequence CCAAAATGTAAGAAAAATCACGTGAAATATGATCAAGGAGAAGAGATAATGGGACTTGTTGTTTGTTCGAAACTTAAAGGTTATAAATAGGTTAAATTTGAATGTAATTAAGCAATTAATAtctgtatattgaatttttgattataaatagaACTTTTCGTACACGATTTTGGTGGCAAGGTTTTCTTTTCAGCTTGTCAATTGGTCCAATACGGCGTTTACGCAATTTTTGGTCCTTCGGATCCCCTACTTGGATCTCACATACATTCTGTTTGCGACGCATTGGATATACCTCATCTGGAGGCTCGGCTCGACGTCGAAAGTGACGTTCgagaattttctataaatttacaTCCTACGCAACATTTGCTCAACGCCGCTTTCCAAGACGTCATGACGTTCTTGAATTGGACAAGAATAGCGATAATATACGAAAAAGAATATGGTGAGAAACTCTCATACGgggtgtaataaaaaaaataagtcttttattttattagaaatccAATCGATCTAATTTGAAGTCTGAGAAAGAAAATTTAGtgttaaaacgttttttttttgagaattatacgttttggaaaatttttttataatacaatttttattttttcatcatattttattcaatttttgaaatctgcTTCATTTCTACTTTTAAACAGTAACAAAGTTGTTATATTATCATCTTAaacaaatttaatgttttatgagatactttataatttttttcaacttaacaAGCTGGAAGTAGTTCAAACTAGTTATTTCCAGTTTAAACCTGATTTTTTACAGATTAAAAACAATGTTGAATAACAAATATTAGTATGATCAAACTTACCGTAGAAAAAAATCGTCTTGTTATCGATGCAATTCACCACTACAGCCAACTATGTATTTAAATCACCCTATTGATGATAACAGTCCATTTATCACCATCACTTAAAGTCTATCACCACAGCacttaattcaatttatttactttacGGGAAAATTAAGACCGAAGATTTTGTTAACACAccgtatataataaaaacagtacGAATTACAGTATTTAATTGATAGTTTGAAGATCTTACGTCATTTAGTTTACTACATTTTAGTAAAATCGTTGTttattcaccatatttttttacacaccccgtatttgaattattaattaacgACACCTTAACGTAACCGAATAATCTGGAATAATATTAATACTAATTACCTGAACAAAcgtaattaatgaaaaaaaataattagtcaCTATAACCTCACTTGTATTTCGTACGTTCTGGAATCTTCTAAAACGCCGCCATATTGAGCACGAATCATTATGACGTGGATAACCCATTTACTCTCTTGACAAATCTCActgcaatatattttttgttgttttcgtcaaaacgaataaaaatttataattagatattttttaatcttaaaATCTGGACTCTACGGTTATTTTTGTAGCGGTTTTCGTTCTGAGTGGTTGGCGGATCTGCTTGTGTCATTCTGTGCTGTCATTTTGACTTACCTTACATCACATCACGTGATACTATACACATAAATCGTGTTGGTCTGAGTTTGTTTATATTAGAACACCAAAAtcacatcaaaaacaaaatatttttctaacagAGTACATTAATTATGCGTACAAATAACTTAAACTGATCCTGTGTTTGATACATTTATGGGGATTTGTTGGTTACATTGAGTTCGCGCGCGTTTATTTCATTGGCTAATATCTCAATATGGCAGCTTTCAGAAGTTATCTCATTTGTTGTGGGCGGTAACACTccatatttatctatttatatcatttttttttgttgctttttagACTTCTTATTTAGTATGACTAAAAGTTTTGGTTcagttaatattttaatattcaataaaaatatttctggaaTACACAACGCGAATTCTTAATCGTCGTAGAATCGTTTTTAAACATCCTATTCCAGGTCTTTTGAAGCTTCGTGAATTGGTTAAGTCTCCACAGAATAACGGTTTGGAGATTTTCTTAAGACAGTCAAATCCGGATTCGTATCAGGACGTTTTAAAAGAAGTTAAGGATAAGGAAATACGTAATATTGTCATCGATACCAAACCTGGGAATTTACAACTATTCCTAAAAGGGGTAAGTataaaaatgagtttgtatatACGAGGTGGtgtcagaaaataatattatgagTTTGGTAACCACGTCAAATgctttgtttatattatatttatatataatttactagaaaaattatgttttgtttTAGTTAGGGATACTATAATTACAAAGAAAGATTAGTTAATTTGTTATTCGCtaatttttatctgattttgtGATACAATTGCGTccgattttttaatttgttgtcTTTTACTATAATCATcatgttttcaattaaattcgTTCAAGAGGATAGAAATCTGGATCACTGGGAGGTCTGTTAACGttgtaaatattaaatgaaGTCATCGTTATAATTACTTCCCACATCTCTCAAGaaccattttttaaatgtaatattttcattttctaaacgTTTAGGGGAAATTTGTTTATGGATCCtgatatttttaagtttctatttttattattttccaaaatgtataaactcaaatttgattctaataatatatttacgATATTTCGATTTTGTTATCTTGTATATCAGAAATCGTCTGGTggtggtgtttatttttttcttaaaagaagaagactttctaagttttttcttcaaaagtagactcgatttttttcattatttcagtcTGTCTGATTTTTTGAGTGAAGTCGAGTTTAGTGCCCTGTATCTCGGAAATTAATCGTCTAGTggtggtgtttatttttttcttaaaagaagaagactttctaagttttttctttaaaactagactcgatttttttcattatttcagcCTGATTTTTTGAGTGAAGTCGAGTTTAGTGCCCTGTATCTCGGAAATTAATCGTCTGGTGGTGGtgtctatttttttcttaaaagaagaagactttctaagttttttcttcgaaagtagactcgatttttttcattatttcagtcTGTCTGATTTTTTGAGTGAAGTCGAGTTTAGTGCCCTGTATCTCGGAAATTAATCGTCTAGTGGTGGtgtctatttttttcttaaaagaagaagactttctaagttttttctttaaaactagactcgattttttccattatttcagccTGTATGATTTTTTGAGTGAAGTCGAGTTTAGTGCCCTGTATCTCGGAAATTAATCGTCTAGTggtggtgtttatttttttcttaaaagaagaagactttctaagttttttctttaaaactagactcgatttttttcattatttcagcCTGTATGATTTTTTGAGTGAAGTCGAATTTTGTGCCCTGTATCTCGGAAATTAATCGTCTGGTGGTGGtgtctatttttttcttaaaagaagaagactttctaagttttttcttcgaaagtagactcgatttttttcattatttcagtcTGTCTGATTTTTTGAGTGAAGTCGAGTTTAGTGCCCTGTATCTCGGAAATTAATCGTCTAGTggtggtgtttatttttttcttaaaagaagaagactttctaagttttttctttaaaactagactcgatttttttcattatttcagtcTGTCTGATTTTTTGAGTGAAGTCGAGTTTAGTGCCCTGTATCTCGGAAATTAATCGTCTGGTGGTGGtgtctatttttttcttaaaagaagaagactttctaagttttttcttcgaaagtagactcgatttttttcattatttcagtcTGTCTGATTTTTTGAGTGAAGTCGAGTTTAGTGCCCTGTATCTCGGAAATTAATCGTCTAGTGGTGGtgtctatttttttcttaaaagaagaagactttctaagttttttctttaaaactagactcgattttttccattatttcagccTGTATGATTTTTTGAGTGAAGTCGAGTTTAGTGCCCTGTATCTCGGAAATTAATCGTCTAGTggtggtgtttatttttttcttaaaagaagaagactttctaagttttttctttaaaactagactcgatttttttcattatttcagcCTGTATGATTTTTTGAGTGAAGTCGAATTTTGTGCCCTGTATCTCGGAAATTAATCGTCTTGTGGTGGtgtctatttttttcttgaaagaAGAAGACTCTTAGTTTTCTCTTCAAAAGTagattcgatttttttcattatttcagtcTGTCTGATTTTTTGAGTGAAGTCGAGTTTAGTGCCCTGTATCTCGGAAATTAATCGTCTAGTggtggtgtttatttttttcttaaaagaagaagactttctaagttttttctttaaaactagactcgatttttttcattatttcagtcTGTCTGATTTTTTGAGTGAAGTCGAGTTTAGTGCCCTGTATCTCGGAAATTAATCGTCTAGTggtggtgtttatttttttcttaaaagaagaagactttctaagttttttctttaaaactagactcgatttttttcattatttcagcCTGTATGATTTTTTGAGTGAAGTCGAATTTAGTGCCCTATATCTCTGAAATTAATCGTCACGTGAcgatttccattttttctctaaaaatgtaaatagaTCCACTAATTGAACCCAATTTTCCGGATTATTTTCGTGTACAGAAAGATACGAGGGTGCAttgattcttattataagaaatattacaacaaaaaatttttcatcatccTAATCCccaaaaaaacatcaaaactgACACTCATATGTGTCGAATCCGTATTATTTACCAtgcagaggagcaattcctatatcagagCTCAATCCAACAAACCGtccttttattaaaattttcctcATCCCACCAATTCTATCCAACGAATTTCTTTCTGTCCCTCcgtattatttataaatctatGCACTACGAAAACCAATAGTCTTCGGTTCCTTTTTGCAGATATTAAAACTGCAAATGAACGATTACAAATATCATTATCTTTTCACGACTTTCGATATGGAAACTTTCGATTTAGAAGATTTCAAATACAACTTCGTTAATATAACCGCCTTTCGAATAGTCGATACCGAGGACATTTCCGTCAAGGAAATCCTGCGAAGCATGTCGAAAAGTCAGTTTAATAGAGACTTGCGACTTTTAAATTCTACTTTCATCCAAGTAAGTATTATTCCGCatctaatttcattataaaactaTTGGATTCGCACCCGTATATTCATTTGTTTGGCGAAATAATCTGTTTTGATTGGTTATTGGTACAGAAACATTGTATttaccctcgtatattaactgaaaaataatcCCTTTAACccacaatcaaattttttattatcgaatGATTTGATTCATCCCTGTATTTTATCTtgttttctaaaaacaaaattttacccCCGTAGCatttaatcttattttatttttacaggaACATTCAATTGCCACCTCGTATAATAACTTGTTTTGTTTTcgtaacattaaatttttataaaattatttgatttgtcCTCGTATATCGTCttgttcgaaaaaaataatttgtcttgtctttgatttcattttattttcatgtaaCTATTAGATTCTTCCTCGTATATCAACTCAgtaacaattaatttttattaaactattttacTAGTCCccgtatatttgattttcacttaaacagttttttcacttttttcttcttatccggatttatttttgtaaaacaatttaattcattcacgaattaatcagttttttattattaaaccgtttttttttgacTAGACAACTATTTGGTTCAACCTCGTATTCATCAATTATTCACTGTGTTGTTTAATTTCACGTTATTGTTATATGAACTATTTGATTCACCCCTATATTGCGAAAACTAAGTTGATAGTAGTTCAAAGACTCGTACGTTTCACAACAACCCATAAAAACTTTACCATCTCGCAtactactttttattttatttcttacaaTTCGAAAATAATCTCATTTCTTGTTATTGGCGAATCGAGACATCgttcgtttttattttctttccagatattaaaacaaatttcaaatttaaaatctttTGTCATTTCTGTTAAAGTtagaatcttttttttttttcttttcctaaTTGACCAATCAAAAGGTCTACAGTATTGAATTTGGAATCGGAGTAGgccaagttttatcataaatcTCGAGTCAAATTTTCGCAGCACGGAGTAGCAGTAGGAACGTCAATTAGATTTCGTGTGACCGGATCGATTTGTTCCCCTTTAATTGATTGAGTTATAACTTAAACGGTAGTCGAACATGCATTCGGTAAATTCTCAATGAAAAACGATGTTAATTTACAAGATTACGGACGACTTGACTCGATACAGAGGTTATGTTATCGTAACTTTGAAGTTTGTGGTTGTAATTGACCGTTAATGACGTTCTACACTAAAATTAACTTCATGGTTTCTAATAGATAAATATGCGACGGAATGATTAGAATTTCGATACACAGGAAATTAATAATTcgatattgaaattaaattaacgACGTTCCTTCATTACTTTCTTTATATTGGAAAGGGGGCGTTAATGTAAATTATAATATGtaaattataatttcgaaattattaccTTTAGAACGTAaatctgaattattttaattggggagtattttttcagtttaataTCGATTAATACAATCGAATTATTCGATAAATTCGTTAAATAAAATAgtgaattgaatttatgttaACTAAAGTTGCAACAATCATTTTAACGTACTTCGCGActggaaattattgaaaaaaatttatgctTATGCTATAGGGTCTCGATATCGAACTTCCGGCCACTAAAAATccataaaaaactgtttttagtagtgttaatcaaatatttctctaatattgcttgtttttttttccagtaTCGATAATGTAGctgattaatttcttgttttgttggttagaattgtaaaaaattcatGTCTAAAGagaattttggaattttttgtaGTTCTGAATtcgtatatcaaaatattcttttcgtcGAGacgaaatttgaatatttgtcttaatttgtttgttttttgttttgtatcgtaatgtagctgattaatttcttgttttgttcgttagatcttaaaaaaatatattcctatatcaaaattcTTTTACTTCGACACGAAATTTGCTTGTTTTTTTGTACCAATAATGTagcttattaatttcttgttttgcTTGTTATATTCAAAATAGCAGGTGTTGATCGCGACGGGGCAAATAATTAGATGTTTACACAGGACCGCATTCAGTATCGATTTGAAATAGTTGCAAAATTcgtaaaaattgttttcttaagTTGACCAACATTATTTTatgcttcattattttatattttcgattattatgaTACGAGGGGtataagaaattgatatttttcgttGTATATACGTATTTAAGTTAAATTCTTATTAACATTTctaaattctgaaaaaaatacgTTAATAGTACATCCAGGGGTTTTAAATATATCGTTCTCGTTTAAATACGAGGGCTATTCAGAAAGTAATAAACCGGTTTGTGTTTACATAGAAAACCGTGCCTTATAATTGAGTGGATTTTGAATTACTTTGcgaaaatcgtttattttttgaatgatcctcgtatttgattaaaaaaaatattaaaaccacTCGATTTGTCTTGGAATTTAAAAACGTCCTGTGGAATCTTTTTTCTCGGTTAAACGAGACTGTTAGCGCCGaattcgtcttcttttttttttcatctattttctaCAGGCAGAAGCCGCTTTGATATACGATTCGGTTTTTGTGTTCGCTATCGGGCTCCAGACGCTCGAACAGTCGCACACTCTAAAACTGTCAAATTTATCTTGCGACAAAGAACAACCTTGGGACGGAGGACTCAGTCTCATCAACTATATTAATTCGGTAAGTTATTTAAACGATATAAAAAAACtggttttttctttattatcgcGAGGAACCCACTAGCAACACGCCACCCCACGCCAcgtttttccatttaattcaattgtctGCGATTAATCTTGAGAATTTTGAATCGTCTCACGTTGGATGGCGTGGCGTGTGGTGGTCGTagacaattgaattaaattgaaaaacatataCGAAACGTGGCGTGGAGTGGCGTGTTGCTAGTGGGTTCTGACCATTAGAATGAACTTTTTTATacgtttatttcttttttcatatatcaAAAAGCAACAAATTCTACCCAAATTTCTCAACTGTTTCGAtcaatttgaatgattttttttctatttctgttatttatatTGGGACATCCTGTGTATATGGGATTTTTTATAGCTTGTTTGTTACCTCTTATTCCCTTTTGCGGAAGCTGGTGTACAAATTTATGTCCAATATCCTCTATCCACGTCGTTTGAGTCACCCTTAGTGATATTAAAAAACGATATTtattacataacctcaaaatcgtATTCACCCTCGAAATCGTATTTCTTGAAAGTATTCTCCAGTCGGCGAAATTTAAAATGCACAAAAGAAagttgaaaatagtttttttttaacttttatcaTTTCACAACAAACGTCTTATACAGGGTAATCCACATTTGATTGtatatcaccctgtataattattttctcgaaCGGTAACTGTTTATTACAGGTAGAATTAAAGGGTTTGAGCGGGCCTATTGAATTTAAAGAAGGGCGTCgcattaaattcaaattagacTTGCTTAAATTGAAGCAACCTGCTTTAGTGAAAGTCGGCGAATGGCAGCCGGTTACGGGGGTCAATATAACGGACAGAGCCGCTTTTTTCGATTCAGGAACAATGAATTTCACTCTTGTAGTTACCACAATTTTGGTAAGTACAGtgaaatttatcgaaatataatcagttaaatatatgtttttattattttttttcaattttccacagtttaaatcgttttatttaaatcgttttatttaaatcttcGTGTAAAAAATCGTAACCTAAAAAAACTCTCGTatctattataaatttaaatgactGCGGCGTTGCCAAGTTAAAATTATGTTTGACGATTCAAATTCTATTTCGactaataaatttcaaattcttatttttttttatttatttgtattaaggAAACTCCGTACGTAATGATGCACACTACTAACAATTATACGGGAAATAATCGATTCTACGGATTTTGTATCGATATTTTGGATCGAATATCTCAAGAAGTAGGATTCGATTATTTACTCGATTTAGTACCTGATCGAAAATATGGAGCGAGAGATCCCAGTACTGGTCTTTGGAATGGTATGGTATTGCAGCTAATGCAACACGTACGTAAAGAatcaacaaataatataattatttattaattgtttattatgtTTGGTACACACCTCGTATAACGAATATTCCCTGTACGTTTTCCGGCTGTAAACGATTTCGTTAACCAATCAATCATCGTCTTCGTTTGGGTTTAAACCGTAATTAAGATTTCTGGCACTGGAGTagataaattttagaaaaaaaaaatggatttggGGTAAAAATTCGACAGAAGTATCCCTCTTTGATAATTAATCTTATTTCACGTCAATCATTCAATGATTAATATATCTTTGCTAAAAAAATGTGTTCGCATGAAATGATTAAAcgaatttcactattttttgtttaatatcacgtaatgaattttttattttgtgtctCGAtactttctttttcatttctacccctaaaataatcatcaaaactcgtaagtttaataaaatgatttagtaAATCtcatgttcaataaaaaaatctgacAACAACGCAATCGTCTAGATTAAATGACATTGAACTCttgttattcaatatttcactgaaactattcaaccaaaaaaaaatgataattttatgaaaaacgaaataaaaaaaatatttgaaagcgaATTTTCTACAACACTTATGACAAttgtaatattgtttttttaaataaaagttctCTCCGGAAATAACCTAT is from Diorhabda sublineata isolate icDioSubl1.1 chromosome 1, icDioSubl1.1, whole genome shotgun sequence and encodes:
- the LOC130450207 gene encoding glutamate receptor ionotropic, kainate 2-like isoform X4, with translation MSHSWGYSGAAAVLFLGIVVSRFIAPASSTLPPQVKVGAIFTEDEKNGPNELAFKYAINKINKDKTLLPYTSLVYDIQYVPRDDSFHASKKACQLVQYGVYAIFGPSDPLLGSHIHSVCDALDIPHLEARLDVESDVREFSINLHPTQHLLNAAFQDVMTFLNWTRIAIIYEKEYGLLKLRELVKSPQNNGLEIFLRQSNPDSYQDVLKEVKDKEIRNIVIDTKPGNLQLFLKGILKLQMNDYKYHYLFTTFDMETFDLEDFKYNFVNITAFRIVDTEDISVKEILRSMSKSQFNRDLRLLNSTFIQAEAALIYDSVFVFAIGLQTLEQSHTLKLSNLSCDKEQPWDGGLSLINYINSVELKGLSGPIEFKEGRRIKFKLDLLKLKQPALVKVGEWQPVTGVNITDRAAFFDSGTMNFTLVVTTILETPYVMMHTTNNYTGNNRFYGFCIDILDRISQEVGFDYLLDLVPDRKYGARDPSTGLWNGMVLQLMQHDSMIETYKKMWRFMENRKPSVFVPTYEEGIQKVLDGNYAFLMESTMLDYIVQRNCNLTQIGAPLDSKGYGIATPKGSPWRDRISLAILELQEKGEIQMLYDKWWKKNGDICHRNVKGKESKASSLGVDNIGGVFVVLLCGLTFAVIIAIFEFCYNSKKNASNDKRSASVPHQSLCSEMKGEFCFALKCGGSRQRPALRRKCSKCMSDVSYVPATLDVPPHPPLPPVRSIPRNTTENPSKIF